A single Uloborus diversus isolate 005 chromosome 7, Udiv.v.3.1, whole genome shotgun sequence DNA region contains:
- the LOC129226833 gene encoding uncharacterized protein LOC129226833, whose amino-acid sequence MEFFEQKALASSTEKPEVWFRYVDDTFAVWILGEEDLQLFLQHLNSIHPCIQFTMEKESNNQLPFLDVLVTKKEDGTLCHQVYRKSTHTDRYLHKNSNHHPRQKMVVINTLLHRAERICEETHLKEELKHLELAFQANGFTRGEIRRALHPRRSQNNEQKPTPSEPLGKVFLPYLHRVTDRIGKLLEKHNIKTIFKPTTQLRNCYRPVKDPRDPFSTSGVYKIPCSCGSVYVGTTKRSIKTRLSEHVRSLPFRKL is encoded by the coding sequence ATGGAGTTCTTCGAACAGAAAGCCCTTGCCTCCTCCACAGAGAAGCCCGAGGTTTGGTTCCGATACGTCGATGACACTTTTGCAGTGTGGATCCTAGGAGAAGAAGACCTGCAGTTGTTTCTTCAGCATCTAAATAGCATTCATCCCTGCATTCAGTTCACCATGGAGAAGGAGAGCAATAATCAGCTGCCTTTCCTCGACGTTCTTGTGACGAAAAAGGAAGACGGGACGCTCTGCCATCAAGTGTACCGCAAGTCCACACACACAGACCGTTACCTTCATAAGAACTCAAACCACCACCCGAGACAAAAAATGGTTGTCATCAATACCCTCTTGCACCGAGCAGAAAGAATCTGCGAAGAGACACATTTGAAGGAGGAACTGAAACACCTTGAGCTAGCATTTCAAGCCAATGGATTCACTAGAGGAGAAATTAGAAGAGCCCTTCATCCCAGGAGGTCCCAAAATAACGAACAGAAGCCTACCCCATCTGAACCATTAGGGAAAGTGTTCTTACCCTACCTACACAGAGTTACTGACCGAATTGGAAAACTCCTTGAAAAACACAACATCAAGACCATTTTCAAGCCCACCACTCAACTTAGGAATTGTTATCGCCCGGTGAAAGACCCCCGTGACCCTTTCTCCACATCTGGAGTTTACAAAATTCCGTGCTCCTGTGGATCAGTTTATGTCGGAACTACGAAGCGCAGCATCAAGACACGCCTTTCTGAGCATGTTCGTTCATTGCCGTTTAGGAAACTATGA